One Streptomyces lincolnensis genomic region harbors:
- a CDS encoding FxLYD domain-containing protein, with protein sequence MLVLGILIAIGLVVDDGEGGRSKDSGTVAEDPVREQDRYPPTPTRGGAVGDVKITKCAVDPVTEGTAAGLLVTNRSSKTSDYTVDVEFLDRSGKRLGDGIGATRKLAPGQQADVTAQGLVRITEAVTCRVTDVTRYASVT encoded by the coding sequence GTGCTTGTTCTCGGCATCCTCATCGCGATAGGCCTCGTCGTGGACGACGGCGAGGGCGGCCGCTCGAAGGACAGCGGCACCGTCGCGGAGGATCCGGTCCGGGAGCAGGACCGCTATCCGCCCACGCCGACGCGCGGTGGAGCCGTCGGGGACGTGAAGATCACCAAGTGCGCGGTCGATCCGGTGACCGAGGGGACCGCGGCCGGGCTGCTCGTCACGAATCGTTCGTCGAAGACCTCGGACTACACGGTCGACGTGGAGTTCCTCGACCGCTCGGGCAAGCGCCTGGGTGACGGGATCGGGGCGACGCGCAAGCTCGCGCCGGGGCAGCAGGCCGACGTGACCGCGCAGGGGCTCGTTCGGATCACGGAGGCCGTCACCTGTCGGGTCACCGACGTCACGCGGTACGCCTCCGTCACCTGA
- a CDS encoding DUF6777 domain-containing protein: MRSPTGTLVTACTLSAALLVAGCGADEGRHSESRGEPSGDLLLQPVAAPGPNPFTESTATSTAAPAPVTRTQQPAQPGETTTRSLSGGTPGLYGGIARVGSCDVERQIDRLTRDRDRARAFARVQGISQASVPDHLRGLAPVVLRADTRVTGHGYRAGRTSAHHAVLQAGTAVLVDHRGVPRVRCACGNPLTPAAPMRDGHGTSGRPWAGYRPAQVIVVAPTARAVTDITIIDSVDHNWIERRIGHDVRHDRMVPDPQPAGPTRTPTPTPSYDGDHRPTDTVPATPLTTDAPEPTEPPQPIEPAEPESPLPPPDVPAEPDTGTARPDEPAYEEPDTESPDSFEPDTSPDSFEADDIGPEAVPETPDPPDGGGLIPDAPADTDIALDS; encoded by the coding sequence GTGCGGAGCCCCACCGGAACCCTCGTCACGGCCTGCACGCTCTCGGCGGCACTCCTCGTCGCCGGCTGCGGCGCCGACGAGGGCCGGCACAGCGAGTCACGCGGCGAGCCCAGCGGCGACCTCCTCCTCCAGCCGGTCGCCGCTCCGGGGCCGAACCCCTTCACCGAGTCCACCGCGACCTCCACGGCCGCCCCGGCGCCGGTCACCCGAACGCAGCAACCGGCACAGCCGGGGGAGACGACGACGCGCTCCCTGTCCGGCGGGACACCCGGCCTCTACGGCGGCATCGCACGGGTCGGCAGCTGTGACGTCGAACGGCAGATCGACCGCCTCACCCGGGACCGGGACAGGGCCCGCGCCTTCGCCCGGGTCCAGGGCATCTCCCAGGCGTCGGTCCCCGACCACCTGCGCGGCCTGGCCCCCGTCGTGCTGCGCGCCGACACCCGGGTCACCGGCCACGGCTACCGCGCGGGCCGGACGAGCGCCCACCACGCCGTCCTCCAGGCGGGCACCGCCGTCCTGGTCGACCACCGGGGCGTGCCACGCGTCCGCTGCGCCTGCGGCAACCCGCTGACGCCGGCGGCGCCCATGCGGGACGGCCACGGAACCAGCGGCCGCCCCTGGGCCGGCTACCGGCCCGCCCAGGTGATCGTCGTAGCCCCGACCGCCCGGGCCGTCACGGACATCACGATCATCGACAGCGTCGACCACAACTGGATCGAGCGACGCATCGGCCACGACGTCCGCCACGACCGCATGGTGCCCGATCCGCAGCCGGCCGGGCCGACGCGGACGCCGACGCCGACTCCCTCCTACGACGGGGACCACCGCCCCACGGACACCGTCCCGGCCACGCCCCTGACGACCGACGCGCCCGAGCCGACCGAGCCGCCCCAGCCGATCGAGCCCGCCGAGCCGGAGAGCCCGCTCCCGCCACCGGACGTACCGGCCGAACCCGACACGGGGACCGCACGCCCGGACGAGCCCGCCTACGAGGAGCCCGACACCGAGTCCCCGGACTCCTTCGAGCCCGACACCTCCCCGGACTCCTTCGAGGCCGACGACATCGGCCCCGAGGCCGTGCCGGAGACCCCCGATCCGCCCGACGGCGGCGGGCTGATCCCGGACGCCCCGGCCGACACGGACATCGCCCTGGACAGCTGA
- a CDS encoding amidohydrolase family protein: MTVDAHHHVWDLSVRDQDWIGPGSPIRRDFTVADLAPEARAAGVDRTVLVQTVTVAEETPEFLALAAAHDLIAGVVGWTDLTRPDIADELARLRELPGGRYLKGIRHQVQGEPDPRWLLRPDVRRGLAAVADAGLVYDLLVLPHQLPAGVEAAEALPRLTFVLDHVGKPPIASGGLEPWATSVRALAALPNTVCKFSGMVTEADPDSWTVDDLRPYADVVLDAFGPDRLMFGSDWPVCTLAADYGEVLDAARQLVPARDHAQVFEATATRVYDL, from the coding sequence GTGACCGTGGACGCCCACCACCACGTGTGGGACCTGTCCGTCCGGGACCAGGACTGGATCGGGCCGGGCAGCCCGATCCGCCGCGACTTCACCGTGGCGGACCTCGCCCCCGAGGCCCGCGCGGCCGGCGTCGACCGCACGGTCCTGGTCCAGACGGTCACGGTGGCCGAGGAGACCCCGGAGTTCCTGGCCCTCGCGGCGGCCCACGACCTGATCGCGGGCGTCGTGGGCTGGACCGACCTCACCCGCCCCGACATCGCCGACGAACTGGCCCGGCTGCGGGAACTGCCCGGCGGGCGGTACCTCAAGGGCATCCGCCACCAGGTCCAGGGCGAGCCCGACCCGCGGTGGCTGCTCCGACCGGACGTGCGACGCGGCCTTGCCGCCGTCGCGGACGCGGGCCTGGTCTACGACCTCCTGGTCCTGCCCCACCAGCTGCCGGCCGGCGTCGAGGCGGCCGAGGCCCTGCCCCGGCTCACCTTCGTCCTCGACCACGTGGGCAAGCCCCCCATCGCCTCCGGCGGGCTCGAACCCTGGGCGACGTCCGTCCGCGCCCTCGCCGCCCTGCCCAACACCGTGTGCAAATTCTCCGGCATGGTCACCGAGGCCGACCCCGACTCCTGGACCGTCGACGACCTGCGCCCGTACGCCGACGTGGTGCTGGACGCCTTCGGCCCGGACCGCCTGATGTTCGGCTCGGACTGGCCGGTGTGCACGCTCGCGGCCGATTACGGCGAAGTTCTGGACGCGGCACGGCAGTTGGTCCCGGCGCGGGACCACGCGCAGGTCTTCGAGGCCACCGCCACCCGCGTCTACGACCTCTGA
- a CDS encoding L-rhamnose mutarotase, translating to MRVALHTTVRADRVAEYEAAHREVPVELTDAIRAAGATSWTIWRSGTDLFHLLECEDYARLLAELEKLPVNVAWQARMAELLDVAHDYSDEGASAGLPVVWELP from the coding sequence ATGAGAGTCGCCCTGCACACCACGGTCCGCGCCGACCGCGTCGCCGAGTACGAGGCCGCGCACCGCGAGGTGCCCGTCGAACTCACCGACGCGATCCGTGCCGCCGGTGCCACGTCCTGGACGATCTGGCGCAGCGGCACCGACCTGTTCCACCTCCTGGAGTGCGAGGACTACGCCCGGCTCCTCGCCGAGCTGGAGAAACTCCCGGTCAACGTGGCCTGGCAGGCCCGGATGGCCGAGCTCCTCGACGTGGCGCACGACTACTCCGACGAGGGCGCGAGCGCCGGTCTGCCCGTCGTGTGGGAGCTGCCGTGA
- a CDS encoding SDR family NAD(P)-dependent oxidoreductase: MSDFEGLKALVTGGASGIGRATAELLAARGAQVAVLDLDPSSVEKPLLAHRADVTDDASVRAAVAAAVADLGGLDIVVNNAGIGAQGTVADNDDEEWHRVLDVNVVGMVRVARAALPHLRESAHAAIVNTSSIAATAGLPQRALYSATKGAVYSLTLAMAADHVREGIRVNCVNPGTADTPWIGRLLAQTPDPAAERAALEARQPTGRMVSADEVAGAIAYLASPLSGATTGTSLAVDGGMQGLRLRPAGR, from the coding sequence ATGAGTGACTTCGAGGGCCTCAAGGCCCTGGTGACCGGCGGCGCCTCCGGTATCGGCAGGGCCACCGCGGAGCTGCTGGCCGCGCGCGGCGCCCAGGTCGCCGTACTCGACCTGGATCCGTCGTCGGTCGAGAAGCCGCTGCTCGCCCACCGCGCCGACGTCACCGACGACGCCTCGGTGCGCGCGGCCGTCGCCGCGGCCGTCGCCGACCTGGGCGGACTCGACATCGTGGTCAACAACGCCGGCATCGGCGCCCAGGGCACCGTGGCGGACAACGACGACGAGGAATGGCACCGCGTCCTGGACGTCAACGTCGTCGGCATGGTGCGCGTGGCCCGCGCCGCCCTGCCCCACCTGCGGGAGTCCGCGCACGCGGCGATCGTGAACACCTCCTCCATCGCCGCCACCGCGGGCCTGCCGCAGCGGGCCCTGTACAGCGCGACCAAGGGCGCCGTGTACTCGCTGACCCTCGCGATGGCCGCCGACCACGTCCGCGAGGGCATCCGGGTGAACTGCGTGAACCCCGGCACCGCCGACACCCCCTGGATCGGCCGCCTGCTGGCCCAGACCCCCGACCCGGCCGCCGAACGCGCCGCCCTGGAGGCCCGCCAGCCCACCGGCCGCATGGTCAGCGCCGACGAGGTCGCGGGCGCCATCGCCTACCTCGCGAGCCCCCTGTCCGGCGCCACCACCGGCACCTCCCTCGCCGTGGACGGCGGCATGCAGGGCCTGCGCCTGCGCCCGGCGGGCCGGTGA
- a CDS encoding Fpg/Nei family DNA glycosylase, with the protein MPELPEVEALRDFLTEHLVGHEIVRVLPVAISVLKTYDPPLTALEGHEVTAVHRHGKFLDLETAGGPRLVTHLARAGWLHWKDRLPSGMPRPGKGPLALRVALETGEGFDLTEAGTQKRLAVYVVQDPQQVPGIARLGPDPLADDFDEARLAGLLKGERRRLKGALRDQSLIAGVGNAYSDEILHAAKMSPFKPTSSLTPEDITTLFQALRSTLTDALSRTRGLAAARLKSEKKSGLRVHGRTGAPCPVCGDTIRDVSFADSSLQYCPTCQTGGKPLADRRMSRLLR; encoded by the coding sequence ATGCCGGAACTGCCCGAGGTCGAGGCGCTCAGGGACTTCCTCACCGAGCACCTCGTCGGCCACGAGATCGTGCGGGTGCTGCCCGTCGCGATCAGTGTCCTGAAGACGTACGACCCTCCGCTCACCGCCCTGGAGGGCCACGAGGTCACGGCCGTGCACCGGCACGGCAAGTTCCTCGACCTGGAGACGGCGGGCGGCCCCCGTCTGGTGACCCACCTCGCCCGCGCGGGCTGGCTCCACTGGAAGGACCGGCTCCCGAGCGGCATGCCCCGCCCCGGCAAGGGCCCCCTCGCCCTCCGCGTCGCCCTGGAGACCGGCGAGGGCTTCGACCTCACGGAGGCGGGCACACAGAAACGGCTCGCGGTGTACGTCGTCCAGGACCCCCAGCAGGTCCCGGGCATCGCCCGCCTCGGCCCCGACCCGCTCGCCGACGACTTCGACGAGGCCCGCCTGGCCGGCCTCCTGAAGGGCGAGCGCCGCCGGCTGAAGGGCGCCCTGCGCGACCAGTCGCTCATCGCGGGCGTCGGCAACGCCTACAGCGACGAGATCCTCCACGCCGCGAAGATGTCCCCCTTCAAACCGACGTCCTCCCTCACCCCCGAGGACATCACCACCCTCTTCCAGGCCCTGCGCTCCACCCTCACCGACGCCCTCTCCCGCACCCGGGGCCTGGCCGCCGCCCGCCTCAAGTCCGAGAAGAAGTCCGGCCTCCGCGTCCACGGCCGCACCGGCGCCCCCTGCCCCGTCTGCGGCGACACCATCCGCGACGTCTCCTTCGCCGACTCCTCCCTCCAGTACTGCCCCACCTGCCAAACAGGAGGAAAACCCCTGGCGGACCGCCGAATGTCCCGCCTGCTCAGGTGA
- a CDS encoding SpoIIE family protein phosphatase has protein sequence MVDRGASALSLPDDWPAHPDPILALNRMGSFDWDLDTGLFHMDAQAHEVFDLRPDEYDGYPTSLAIRVPTAEGHRLDALVSQAIKDGSENYGTYFRLRCRDGALRWTHTQGYIRRDETGRPRRIVGIVRDATQELGELESRREQAAQDEARRRQTNVVQLTTAALAHARTVDDVIDVLKDTHGLTHLGAASLVFGLVEAGRIRLIAEGPEGSFVPGTRVTRIDEPYPMSEVVRTLSPRFIETPEEFAERYPVLWPHITDLDITAAAYLPLIAEARPIGAMGLLYNDRHGFSSEDRNVLIALGSSIAQSLQRAMFYEQEKDLATGLQQAMLPRSIPSVPGADVAVRYRSGSLGRDIGGDWYDLIPLPGGTPSGGGRVGAVIGDVQGHDTHAAAVMGQLRIVLRAYAAEGHTPAAVMARASVFLHELDTDRFATCLYAEADLATGVVQVVRAGHIDPLIRRPDGSCRRIPVAGGLPLGLSAEFGALDYPVATLELDPGHTLLLCTDGLVEQPGADLDDGMRTLVALIETGPHDVRDLADRLIDVAAERGGDDDVALLLLRRRGLDAPRSGGRLQQHVAPGDPEALIEARHMIRAAVGAWGARERCDEVELVADELITNALMHTEGSAIVTLRVLTGGDRRLRVEVEDASSALPRRREAGESGVSGRGLLLVDLLADVWGVEARGGGKCVWCEFVVGKRS, from the coding sequence ATGGTTGATCGGGGAGCGAGCGCCCTGTCACTCCCGGACGACTGGCCCGCCCACCCGGATCCGATCCTGGCGCTCAACCGCATGGGCAGCTTCGACTGGGACCTGGACACCGGTCTGTTCCACATGGACGCCCAGGCCCACGAGGTCTTCGACCTGCGCCCCGACGAGTACGACGGATACCCCACGTCCCTGGCGATCCGGGTCCCGACCGCCGAGGGCCACCGGCTCGACGCACTCGTCTCCCAGGCGATCAAGGACGGCAGCGAGAACTACGGCACCTACTTCCGGCTCCGCTGCCGGGACGGCGCGCTGCGCTGGACCCACACCCAGGGCTACATCCGGCGCGACGAGACGGGCCGTCCGCGCCGGATCGTCGGCATCGTCCGCGACGCCACCCAGGAACTCGGCGAACTGGAGTCCCGCCGGGAGCAGGCGGCCCAGGACGAGGCCCGCCGCCGGCAGACCAACGTCGTGCAGCTCACCACGGCCGCCCTGGCCCACGCCCGCACCGTGGACGACGTCATCGACGTCCTCAAGGACACCCACGGCCTCACCCACCTCGGTGCCGCCAGCCTGGTCTTCGGCCTGGTCGAGGCGGGGCGCATCCGGCTGATCGCCGAGGGACCCGAGGGCAGCTTCGTGCCCGGCACCCGGGTCACCCGGATCGACGAGCCGTACCCGATGAGCGAGGTCGTCCGCACGCTCAGTCCCCGCTTCATCGAGACCCCGGAGGAGTTCGCCGAGCGCTATCCCGTGCTGTGGCCGCACATCACCGACCTGGACATCACGGCGGCCGCCTATCTGCCGCTCATCGCCGAGGCCCGCCCGATCGGCGCCATGGGCCTGCTCTACAACGACCGGCACGGCTTCTCGTCCGAGGACCGCAACGTCCTCATCGCGCTCGGCAGCAGCATCGCGCAGAGCCTCCAGCGCGCCATGTTCTACGAGCAGGAGAAGGACCTCGCCACCGGACTCCAGCAGGCCATGCTGCCGCGCTCCATCCCCAGCGTCCCCGGCGCCGACGTCGCCGTCCGCTACCGCTCGGGCTCCCTCGGCCGGGACATCGGCGGAGACTGGTACGACCTGATCCCGCTGCCCGGGGGTACCCCCTCCGGAGGAGGGCGGGTCGGCGCGGTCATCGGCGACGTCCAGGGCCACGACACGCACGCCGCCGCCGTCATGGGCCAGCTGCGGATCGTCCTGCGCGCCTACGCCGCCGAAGGGCACACCCCGGCCGCGGTGATGGCCCGGGCGTCCGTCTTCCTCCACGAACTGGACACCGACCGCTTCGCGACCTGCCTGTACGCGGAGGCCGACCTGGCCACCGGGGTGGTGCAGGTCGTCCGGGCCGGCCATATCGATCCGCTGATCCGCCGGCCCGACGGCAGCTGCCGCCGGATTCCGGTCGCGGGCGGCCTGCCGCTCGGCCTGTCCGCCGAGTTCGGCGCCCTCGACTATCCCGTCGCCACCCTCGAACTGGACCCGGGCCACACGCTCCTGCTGTGCACCGACGGTCTGGTCGAACAGCCCGGCGCCGACCTCGACGACGGTATGCGGACCCTCGTGGCGCTGATCGAGACCGGCCCTCACGACGTCCGGGACCTCGCCGACCGTCTCATCGATGTAGCCGCCGAACGCGGCGGTGACGACGACGTCGCCCTGCTCCTGCTGCGCCGCCGCGGCCTGGACGCCCCGCGGTCGGGCGGGCGTCTCCAGCAGCACGTGGCCCCCGGCGACCCCGAGGCCCTGATCGAGGCCCGGCACATGATCCGCGCGGCGGTCGGCGCCTGGGGTGCGCGCGAGCGCTGCGACGAGGTCGAACTGGTCGCCGACGAGCTGATCACCAACGCCCTCATGCACACCGAGGGCTCCGCGATCGTCACCCTCAGAGTCCTCACCGGCGGCGACCGCCGACTGCGCGTCGAGGTAGAGGACGCCTCCAGCGCCCTGCCACGGCGCCGCGAGGCGGGGGAGTCGGGGGTCTCCGGGCGGGGCCTGCTCCTCGTCGACCTGCTCGCCGACGTGTGGGGCGTGGAGGCGCGGGGCGGCGGCAAGTGCGTGTGGTGCGAGTTCGTGGTGGGCAAGCGGAGCTGA
- a CDS encoding lipase maturation factor family protein, which yields MDWFTAPDYWTSRLVFQRALAGVYLMAFLTAALQFRALLGERGMLPIPRFVARTPFRRAPSLFQLHYSDRFFAGCAWAGCAVSAALLAGLDSRLPLGAAMALWLVPWVLYLSIVNVGQTWYGFGWESLLLEVGFLAVFLGNDEVAPPFLALFLLRWILFRVEFGAGLIKMRGDECWRKLTCLDHHHETQPMPGPLSWFFHHLPRPLHRVEVAASHVTQLVVPFLLFAPQPIAAAAASLMIVTQLWLVLSGNFSWLNWITIVLALSALPFPTDTRPTPDAPLWYEVVVLAVAALLVTLSYHPVRNMVSRRQIMNRSFDPLHLVNTYGAFGSVSRIRYEVVVEGTADDVPREDSDWREYEFKGKPGDPRHWPRQFAPYHLRLDWMMWFAALSPAYAGSWFGALVERLLENDRATLKLLRRSPFPPDAPPRYVRARLFRYRYTSWRELRETGACWERTYVREYLPPTRLTGEVQRS from the coding sequence GTGGACTGGTTCACCGCACCCGACTACTGGACGAGCCGGCTGGTCTTCCAGCGGGCATTGGCCGGTGTGTACCTGATGGCGTTCCTGACGGCCGCCCTTCAGTTCCGCGCGCTGCTCGGGGAGCGCGGGATGCTGCCCATCCCCCGTTTCGTGGCGCGGACGCCCTTCAGACGGGCCCCGAGTCTCTTCCAACTCCACTACTCCGACCGCTTCTTCGCCGGCTGCGCGTGGGCCGGCTGCGCGGTGTCGGCGGCGCTGCTCGCGGGTCTGGACTCCCGGCTGCCCCTGGGGGCCGCGATGGCGCTGTGGCTGGTGCCCTGGGTGCTGTACCTGTCGATCGTGAACGTCGGCCAGACCTGGTACGGCTTCGGCTGGGAGTCCTTGCTGCTGGAGGTGGGTTTCCTCGCGGTCTTCCTCGGCAACGACGAGGTGGCGCCGCCGTTCCTCGCCCTGTTCCTGCTGCGCTGGATCCTCTTCCGGGTCGAGTTCGGCGCGGGCCTGATCAAGATGCGGGGCGACGAGTGCTGGCGGAAGCTGACCTGCCTCGACCACCACCACGAGACACAGCCGATGCCGGGCCCGCTGAGCTGGTTCTTCCACCATCTCCCGCGCCCGCTGCACCGGGTGGAGGTGGCCGCCAGCCACGTCACCCAACTCGTCGTCCCGTTCCTGCTGTTCGCGCCGCAGCCGATCGCCGCGGCGGCCGCGTCACTGATGATCGTCACCCAGCTGTGGCTGGTCCTGTCGGGCAACTTCTCCTGGCTGAACTGGATCACGATCGTGCTGGCCCTGTCGGCCCTGCCGTTCCCCACCGATACGCGGCCGACGCCCGACGCACCGCTCTGGTACGAGGTCGTGGTCCTCGCGGTCGCCGCGCTGCTCGTGACCCTCAGCTACCACCCGGTGCGCAACATGGTCTCCCGCCGCCAGATCATGAACCGCTCCTTCGACCCGCTCCATCTGGTCAACACCTACGGCGCGTTCGGCAGCGTCAGCCGGATCCGCTACGAGGTGGTCGTCGAGGGCACGGCCGACGACGTACCGCGCGAGGACTCCGACTGGCGGGAGTACGAGTTCAAGGGCAAGCCCGGCGATCCACGGCACTGGCCGCGCCAGTTCGCGCCCTACCATCTGCGGCTCGACTGGATGATGTGGTTCGCCGCGCTGTCGCCCGCGTACGCCGGATCGTGGTTCGGCGCGCTGGTCGAACGGCTCCTGGAGAACGACCGCGCCACCCTGAAGCTGCTGCGCCGCTCCCCGTTCCCGCCCGACGCGCCGCCCCGCTACGTGCGCGCCCGCCTCTTCCGCTACCGGTACACGAGCTGGCGGGAGTTGCGGGAGACGGGCGCCTGCTGGGAGCGGACGTATGTGCGCGAGTACCTGCCGCCGACGCGGCTGACGGGGGAGGTTCAGAGGTCGTAG
- a CDS encoding aldo/keto reductase — translation MSTLGGSGVEVSDLAFGAAVIGNLYTEVGEEQAHEAVTAAWQRGIRYFDTAPHYGLGLSERRLGAALREHPRAAYTLSTKVGRRLHPSDAGGDDLGNGFAVPATHRRVWDFTADGVRRTLEASLERLGLDRVDVVYLHDPDDHAEQAFREGYPALEKLRAEGVVGAIGAGMNQAEMLTRFVRDTDVDVVLCAGRYTLLDQSALTGLLPAAVERGVSVVIGGAFNSGLLADPRPGATYNYAQAPGEVLDRALRMKEVAERHGITLRAAALAFCAAHPAVASVLVGARSAAEVHDCADQFATPVPTAFWQELRDTGLLATEEPS, via the coding sequence GTGAGCACCCTCGGCGGCAGCGGCGTCGAGGTCAGCGACCTGGCCTTCGGCGCCGCCGTGATCGGCAACCTCTACACCGAGGTCGGCGAAGAGCAGGCGCACGAGGCCGTCACCGCCGCCTGGCAGCGCGGCATCCGCTACTTCGACACCGCCCCGCACTACGGCCTCGGCCTGTCCGAACGGCGTCTGGGCGCCGCCCTGCGCGAGCACCCCCGCGCCGCGTACACGCTCTCGACGAAGGTGGGCCGCCGTCTGCACCCGTCGGACGCGGGCGGCGACGACCTCGGGAACGGTTTCGCCGTCCCCGCCACCCACCGCCGCGTCTGGGACTTCACCGCCGACGGCGTACGGCGCACCCTGGAGGCGAGCCTGGAGCGGCTCGGCCTCGACCGGGTGGACGTCGTCTACCTGCACGACCCCGACGACCACGCCGAACAGGCCTTCCGGGAGGGCTATCCGGCCCTGGAGAAGCTGCGCGCGGAGGGCGTGGTCGGCGCGATCGGCGCGGGCATGAACCAGGCGGAGATGCTCACCCGCTTCGTCCGCGACACCGACGTCGACGTGGTGCTGTGCGCCGGGCGCTACACGCTGCTCGACCAGAGTGCCCTCACCGGCCTGCTGCCGGCCGCCGTCGAACGCGGCGTCTCGGTGGTCATCGGCGGCGCCTTCAACTCCGGTCTCCTGGCGGACCCGAGACCCGGAGCGACGTACAACTACGCCCAGGCACCGGGGGAGGTGCTGGACCGGGCGCTGCGCATGAAGGAGGTCGCCGAGCGGCACGGCATCACTCTCCGAGCCGCGGCCCTGGCCTTCTGCGCCGCCCATCCCGCCGTCGCGAGCGTCCTGGTGGGCGCCCGCTCGGCGGCCGAAGTCCACGACTGTGCCGACCAGTTCGCGACACCGGTGCCCACCGCCTTCTGGCAGGAGCTGCGGGACACCGGTCTTCTGGCCACCGAGGAGCCGTCATGA
- a CDS encoding L-fuconate dehydratase, with protein MSPISGPASRVTALDTYDIRFPTSRELDGSDAMNPDPDYSAAYVVLRTDAADGHEGHGFSFTIGRGNEVQVAAIDALRGHVVGRSVEELCADPGALNRDLIGDSQLRWLGPEKGVMHMAIGAVMNAVWDLAAKRADKPLWRLLADAEPEWLVSQIDFRYLTDALTPDEALDILRRGREGAAGRTARLLERGYPAYTTSAGWLGYDDDKLTRLAAGAVADGFRQIKLKVGADLDDDIRRCRVARRVVGPDIRMAIDANQRWDVDEAIRWTKALAEFDPYWIEEPTSPDDILGHAAIRRAVAPVKVATGEHVQNRVVFKQLLQAGALDIVQIDAARVGGVNENLAILLLAAKFGVPVCPHAGGVGLCELVQHLSMFDYVAVTGTTEDRVIEYVDHLHDHFLAPVVIREGHYTAPTAPGFSAAMRPESIARFTFPDGAFWAEDLAENNGGNGGIGSTTDDNANKNAGKNANKKEQAA; from the coding sequence GTGTCCCCGATCTCCGGCCCCGCCAGTCGCGTCACCGCGCTGGACACCTACGACATCCGCTTCCCCACCTCGCGCGAGCTGGACGGCTCCGACGCGATGAACCCGGACCCCGACTACTCGGCGGCGTACGTCGTGCTGCGCACCGACGCGGCCGACGGGCACGAGGGGCACGGATTCAGTTTCACCATCGGGCGGGGCAACGAGGTCCAGGTCGCCGCGATCGACGCGCTGCGCGGACACGTGGTCGGACGGTCCGTCGAAGAGCTGTGCGCCGACCCGGGGGCCCTGAACCGCGACCTGATCGGCGACAGCCAGCTGCGCTGGCTCGGCCCCGAGAAGGGCGTGATGCACATGGCGATCGGCGCGGTCATGAACGCCGTGTGGGATCTGGCCGCCAAGCGCGCCGACAAGCCGCTGTGGCGGCTCCTGGCCGACGCCGAGCCCGAGTGGCTGGTGAGCCAGATCGACTTCCGGTACCTGACGGACGCGCTCACCCCGGACGAGGCGCTGGACATCCTGCGCCGGGGGCGCGAGGGCGCGGCCGGGCGCACGGCGAGGCTGCTGGAGCGCGGCTACCCCGCCTACACCACCTCCGCCGGCTGGCTCGGCTACGACGACGACAAGCTCACCCGGCTCGCCGCCGGGGCCGTCGCCGACGGCTTCCGCCAGATCAAGCTCAAGGTCGGCGCCGACCTCGACGACGACATCCGGCGCTGCCGCGTCGCCCGCCGGGTCGTCGGCCCCGACATCCGCATGGCCATCGACGCCAACCAGCGCTGGGACGTCGACGAGGCGATCCGCTGGACCAAGGCGCTCGCCGAGTTCGATCCGTACTGGATCGAGGAACCCACCAGCCCCGACGACATCCTCGGCCACGCGGCGATCCGCCGGGCGGTCGCCCCGGTGAAGGTCGCCACCGGCGAGCATGTGCAGAACCGGGTCGTCTTCAAGCAGCTCCTCCAGGCCGGCGCCCTCGACATCGTCCAGATCGACGCGGCCCGCGTCGGCGGCGTCAACGAGAACCTCGCGATCCTGCTGCTCGCCGCCAAGTTCGGCGTGCCCGTCTGCCCGCACGCGGGCGGCGTCGGCCTGTGTGAACTCGTCCAGCACCTGTCGATGTTCGACTACGTCGCGGTCACCGGCACCACCGAGGACCGGGTCATCGAGTACGTCGACCATCTCCACGACCACTTCCTCGCCCCCGTGGTGATCCGCGAGGGCCACTACACGGCACCCACCGCGCCGGGCTTCTCGGCCGCCATGCGGCCGGAGTCCATCGCCCGGTTCACGTTCCCCGACGGCGCCTTCTGGGCAGAAGATCTCGCCGAGAACAACGGCGGCAACGGCGGCATCGGCAGCACCACCGACGACAACGCGAACAAGAACGCGGGCAAGAACGCGAACAAGAAGGAGCAGGCGGCATGA